The proteins below come from a single Ictidomys tridecemlineatus isolate mIctTri1 chromosome 8, mIctTri1.hap1, whole genome shotgun sequence genomic window:
- the Kiaa0319 gene encoding LOW QUALITY PROTEIN: dyslexia-associated protein KIAA0319 homolog (The sequence of the model RefSeq protein was modified relative to this genomic sequence to represent the inferred CDS: inserted 2 bases in 1 codon), which produces MAPPAVSLASLLLVVTLAGDGSPASRVARLQGASVLTVDSLLLAGGACQRCSEGRTYPNAVIRANLETIRIVPVPQTFSLGACTAACCDLPSCDLAWWFEGRCFLVSCPQEENCAPQKTGQPRSHLVFVLRPAGRPAQLPDSGERMLSRAAAAGAWGDPAEGTREDLPLGGQGPGRGLEGMAGMAEPSEDDGEMEPSLRQPSPQPGPSGSAEPAAWSPQPGGDGHSPAVSSEKPRDPERPSGKDSAGSASPRPSPDSSDPPPSAATPPPGRALGKGAASPRARGDSGREVLKPSQSPSASLGFRPAALEESSAPTATPQSAECSIPTVPSSAVPPGSTLGPPASPTAAPRTVEELWVSAGDNRVVTLPQDQVELKASVVPAPPAETTYKYEWSLISHPADYQDDIEGHRPTLRLSRLSAGLYTFRVAVSGEKASGEGFVNVTVKSARRVNLPPGAVVSPQRQELAPPTTAALIDGSGVTDDSEIVSYRWEAVSGPLXSDTPVLRVANPAPGNHTVRLTVTDSDGATNSTTATLIVSSAVDHPPVANAGPNQTMTLPQNSVTLNGNQSSDDHQIVLYEWSLDPSSGSKEVAMQGAQTPYLHLSTLQEGEYTFRLLVTDSAGQQSTAVVAVIVQPGNNRPPTAVAGPDEELVFPVQSATLDGSGSSDDHGIVHYHWEHIGGPSAVEMENVDRAVATVTGLQVVTHLFRLTVADQQGLSSTSTLTLAVKKESNSPPRARAGGRHVLVLPNSSITLDGSWSTDDQGIVSYLWVRDGQSPAAGDVIDGSDHSVALQLTNLVEGVYTFRLRVTDSQGTSDMDTATVEVRPDPRRGGLVELTLQVEVGQLTEQQKDAVVRQLAVLLDVLDSDIKVQRIQAHSDLSTTLLFYVQSGPPAQVLRAADVARALHRRLSREKADFLLFKVLRVDTAGCLLECSGHGRCDPITKRCSQLWMENLIQRYVRDGESNCEWSIFYVTGLACALLVLAGGVTWLCICCCLRQKRTKIRKKTKYTILDNMDEQERMELRPKYSIKHRSTEHNSSLMVSESEFDSEQDTLFSREGVERGPPRASRNGSVRNGASFSYCSKDR; this is translated from the exons GAGACGGGAGTCCGGCTTCCAGAGTGGCACGCCTGCAGGGCGCCTCTGTCCTCACTGTGGACAGCCTCCTCCTCGCAGGTGGTGCCTGTCAACGGTGCAGCGAGGGGAGGACCTACCCCAACGCCGTCATTCGGGCCAACCTGGAGACCATCAGAATCGTGCCAGTGCCTCAGACTTTCTCCCTGGGGGCCTGCACGGCCGCGTGCTGCGACCTGCCCAGCTGCGACCTGGCCTGGTGGTTCGAGGGCCGCTGCTTCCTGGTGAGCTGCCCGCAGGAGGAGAACTGTGCGCCCCAGAAGACTGGCCAACCCAGGTCGCACCTCGTGTTTGTGCTGAGGCCCGCGGGGAGGCCCGCGCAGCTGCCCGACTCCGGGGAGAGGATGCTGAGCAGGGCCGCCGCCGCGGGGGCCTGGGGGGACCCGGCCGAGGGTACCAGGGAGGACCTGCCCCTTGGAGGCCAAGGCCCAGGCCGGGGCCTGGAGGGGATGGCTGGGATGGCTGAGCCCTCCGAAGACGACGGGGAGATGGAGCCCAGTCTCCGGcagcccagcccccagccaggCCCCAGCGGGAGCGCCGAGCCCGCGGCCTGGAGCCCGCAGCCCGGAGGCGACGGCCACAGCCCCGCGGTGTCCTCGGAGAAGCCGCGGGACCCGGAGCGCCCCTCGGGGAAGGACTCGGCCGGCTCCGCGTCCCCCAGGCCCAGCCCGGACAGCAGCGACCCGCCTCCCTCGGCCGCCACGCCCCCTCCCGGCCGGGCGCTGGGGAAGGGGGCGGCTTCTCCGCGAGCCCGCGGCGACTCGGGGCGCGAG GTGCTGAAGCCTTCCCAGAGTCCTTCTGCCAGCCTGGGGTTCAGGCCAGCCGCCCTGGAGGAAAGCTCTGCTCCCACAGCCACCCCGCAGAGCGCAGAGTGCAGCATCCCAACCGTCCCCAGTAGTGCTGTCCCTCCTGGGTCCACTCTGGGGCCACCCGCATCTCCTACCGCTGCTCCCAGAACAG TGGAAGAACTGTGGGTGTCGGCGGGAGACAACCGGGTAGTGACCTTGccccaggaccaggtggagctGAAGGCCTCCGTGGTGCCAGCGCCACCTGCTG aAACAACCTACAAGTATGAATGGAGCCTAATAAGCCACCCAGCAGACTACCAGGATGACATTGAAGGTCACAGGCCGACGCTTCGCCTCTCCCGA TTGTCAGCAGGACTGTATACCTTCAGGGTGGCCGTTTCTGGTGAGAAGGCCTCTGGAGAGGGCTTTGTCAACGTCACTGTGAAGTCAG CCAGAAGAGTCAACCTGCCTCCCGGGGCCGTGGTTTCTCCCCAGAGACAGGAGCTTGCTCCGCCCACGACAGCCGCGCTCATCGATGGCAGCGGTGT TACAGATGACTCTGAGATAGTGAGCTATCGCTGGGAAGCCGTCAGCGGGCCCCT GTCCGACACCCCCGTCCTGCGCGTGGCTAACCCTGCTCCTGGCAACCACACCGTCAG GTTGACCGTCACCGACTCTGATGGAGCCACCAACTCCACCACGGCCACCCTGATCGTCAGCAGTGCTGTGGACCACCCACCTGTGGCCAACGCAGGCCCAAATCAGACCATGACCTTGCCCCAGAACTCCGTCACTTTGAACGGAAACCAGAGCAGTGATGACCACCAGATCGTCCTCTATGAGTGGTCCCTGGACCCCAGCAGTGGGAGCAAAGAGGTGGCCATGCAG GGAGCACAGACCCCGTACCTTCATCTGTCCACTCTGCAGGAAGGAGAGTACACCTTCCGGCTGCTAGTGACAGACTCCGCCGGTCAGCAGTCCACTGCTGTGGTCGCTGTGATTGTCCAGCCTG GAAACAACAGGCCTCCCACGGCCGTGGCCGGCCCCGACGAGGAGCTGGTCTTCCCAGTGCAAAGTGCCACCCTGGATGGGAGCGGGAGCAGTGACGACCACGGCATCGTCCACTACCACTGGGAGCACATTGG AGGCCCCAGTGCAGTGGAGATGGAGAACGTGGACAGGGCTGTGGCCACCGTCACGGGGCTGCAGGTGGTTACCCACCTCTTCCGCCTCACAGTGGCAGACCAGCAGGGGCTGAGCAGCACGTCCACCCTGACTCTGGCAGTGAAGAAGG AAAGTAACAGTCCTCCCAGAGCCCGGGCTGGTGGCAGGCACGTTCTCGTCCTTCCCAATAGTTCCATTACTTTGGATGGTTCGTGGTCTACCGACGACCAAGGCATTGTGTCCTATCTGTGGGTGCGGGATGGCCAGAGTCCTGCCGCGGGG GATGTCATCGATGGCTCTGACCACAGTGTGGCCCTGCAGCTCACCAATCTGGTGGAGGGGGTCTACACTTTCCGCTTGAGAGTCACCGACAGCCAGGGGACGTCGGACATGGACACGGCCACTGTGGAGGTGCGGCCAG ACCCGAGGAGGGGTGGCCTGGTGGAGCTGACCCTGCAGGTGGAGGTCGGGCAGCTGACAGAGCAGCAGAAGGACGCCGTGGTGAGGCAGCTGGCCGTGCTGCTGGACGTGCTGGACTCGGACATCAAGGTCCAGCGGATCCAGGCGCACTCGGATCTCAG CACCACGCTCCTGTTCTATGTGCAGAGCGGGCCTCCCGCCCAGGTCCTCAGAGCCGCCGACGTGGCCCGAGCCCTGCACAGGCGGCTGTCGCGGGAGAAGGCCGACTTCTTGCTTTTCAAGGTCTTGAGGGTGGACACAGCAG GCTGCCTTCTGGAGTGTTCTGGCCACGGCCGCTGCGACCCCATCACCAAGCGCTGCTCCCAGCTGTGGATGGAGAACCTGATCCAGCGCTATGTCCGCGACGGGGAGAGCAACTGTG AGTGGAGCATATTCTATGTGACGGGGCTGGCTTGTGCTCTCCTAGTGCTGGCGGGAGGTGTGACGTGGCTGTGCATCTGCTGCTGTCTCAG ACAAAAAAGGactaaaataaggaagaaaacgAAGTACACCATCCTGGACAACATGGACGAACAGGAGAGAATGGAGCTGAGGCCCAAATACA